The Phaenicophaeus curvirostris isolate KB17595 chromosome 25, BPBGC_Pcur_1.0, whole genome shotgun sequence genome has a segment encoding these proteins:
- the TRIM29 gene encoding tripartite motif-containing protein 29 isoform X7, whose amino-acid sequence MEAGTAARTNGTTGKPEDVKSPSAPKKEEEVKKTTNTSGGEKEPMKGTGSASLETGQIKSSLFSGSDWKRPIIQFVESSDEKRSTYFSMDSADSKKMQYASGQIGDMRRPPLSFAEKGDLRKSLFSLDSKKSFLPSEGEGRKSLFSGGQMGDLKKTSLPLVETGDLRRPTFNKPDRTAGSRPRVKLEDVLCDSCIDNKQKAVKSCLVCQASFCELHLKPHLEGAAFRDHQLLDPIRDFEARKCPVHGKTMELFCQTDQMCICYLCMFQEHKNHSTVTVEIEKAGKEAELSLQKEQLQLKIIEVEDEIDKWQKERDRIKNYTTNEKATVDQHFKELIRDLERQRDEVKAALDQREKIASENVKEIVDELEERAKLLREDKESREQIHQISDSVLFLQEFGALMRNYVPPPSLPTYSVLLEGESMSPSMGLLRDDLLNVCMRHVEKICKADLGRNFIERNHMENGDHRYMMNNYEWNQPDNLKRFSMFLSPKASFNPRSWEFSSFQATEETLAYPSIVRHQSTKVTPQTWKSSKQSVLSHYRPFYVNKGNGATSNEAP is encoded by the exons ATGGAAGCGGGGACTGCAGCAAGGACAAACGGTACCACTGGGAAGCCAGAGGATGTGAAGAGTCCATCTGCCCccaaaaaagaagaagaagtgAAGAAGACCACAAACACTAGCGGAGGTGAGAAGGAACCTATGAAGGGCACTGGCAGTGCTTCTCTGGAGACGGGGCAAATCAAGAGCTCCCTCTTCTCTGGGAGTGACTGGAAGAGGCCCATCATTCAGTTTGTGGAGTCGTCCGATGAGAAGAGATCGACCTACTTCAGCATGGATTCAGCAGATTCAAAGAAGATGCAATATGCCAGTGGACAGATAGGAGACATGAGGAGACCACCCCTCTCCTTTGCAGAGAAAGGCGATCTTCGGAAgtccctcttctccttggatTCCAAAAAGAGCTTCCTGCCTagtgaaggggaagggaggaaatcATTGTTCTCTGGGGGGCAGATGGGGGACCTGAAGAAAACTTCCCTTCCTCTGGTGGAGACAGGGGACCTGAGAAGACCCACCTTCAACAAGCCTGACAGAACAGCTGGGTCACGACCCAGGGTGAAGCTCGAGGATGTTCTGTGTGATTCCTGCATCGATAACAAGCAAAAGGCCGTGAAGTCCTGCTTGGTGTGCCAGGCTTCCTTCTGTGAGCTGCACCTTAAGCCCCATCTGGAGGGAGCAGCTTTCCGGGACCACCAGCTCCTGGACCCCATCAGGGACTTTGAAGCAAGAAAATGTCCTGTGCATGGGAAGACCATGGAGCTGTTCTGTCAGACAGACCAGATGTGCATCTGCTACCTCTGCATGTTCCAGGAGCACAAGAACCACAGCACAGTGACAGTGGAGATTGAGAAAGCGGGAAAAGAG GCTGAGCTTTCATTGCAGAAAGAGCAACTGCAGCTGAAGATTATTGAGGTGGAAGACGAAATAGATAAGTGGCAGAAGGAGAGGGACCGTATCAAG AACTACACCACCAATGAGAAAGCCACAGTGGACCAGCATTTCAAAGAGCTGATCCGTGACCTGGAAAGGCAGAGGGATGAAGTGAAGGCTGCCCTGGACCAGAGGGAAAAGATTGCATCAGAGAACGTGAAAGAAATTGTGGATGAGCTGGAAGAGAGGGCAAAGCTTCTGCGGGAGGACaaggagagcagagagcagaTACACCAGATCAGTGACTCCGTGCTCTTCCTGCAG GAGTTTGGGGCTTTGATGCGGAATTACGTCCCCCCTCCATCTCTCCCAACATACAGCGTGCTTCTTGAAGGGGAGAGCATGAGCCCATCCATGGGACTCCTCAGAGATGACCTCTTGAACGTCTGCATGAGGCACGTGGAGAAGATCTGCAAGGCCGACCTTGGCCGCAACTTCATAGAGAGGAACCACATGGAGAATG GTGACCACCGGTACATGATGAACAACTATGAGTGGAACCAGCCCGACAACTTGAAGAGATTTTCCATGTTCCTGTCTCCCAAAG CCAGTTTCAACCCACGATCATGGGAGTTTTCCTCCTTCCAAGCAACTGAGGAAACACTTG CTTATCCTTCAATAGTGAGACATCAGTCTACAAAGGTGACGCCACAGACATGGAAATCCTCTAAGCAGTCTGTATTG TCACATTATCGCCCCTTTTACGTCAACAAAGGCAATGGAGCCACTTCCAACGAGGCACCTTGA
- the TRIM29 gene encoding tripartite motif-containing protein 29 isoform X4 → MEAGTAARTNGTTGKPEDVKSPSAPKKEEEVKKTTNTSGGEKEPMKGTGSASLETGQIKSSLFSGSDWKRPIIQFVESSDEKRSTYFSMDSADSKKMQYASGQIGDMRRPPLSFAEKGDLRKSLFSLDSKKSFLPSEGEGRKSLFSGGQMGDLKKTSLPLVETGDLRRPTFNKPDRTAGSRPRVKLEDVLCDSCIDNKQKAVKSCLVCQASFCELHLKPHLEGAAFRDHQLLDPIRDFEARKCPVHGKTMELFCQTDQMCICYLCMFQEHKNHSTVTVEIEKAGKEAELSLQKEQLQLKIIEVEDEIDKWQKERDRIKNYTTNEKATVDQHFKELIRDLERQRDEVKAALDQREKIASENVKEIVDELEERAKLLREDKESREQIHQISDSVLFLQEFGALMRNYVPPPSLPTYSVLLEGESMSPSMGLLRDDLLNVCMRHVEKICKADLGRNFIERNHMENGDHRYMMNNYEWNQPDNLKRFSMFLSPKGNGTKLPFQFSSVGQNPPGDFSKQSDGSLFTKTAYPSIVRHQSTKVTPQTWKSSKQSVLSHYRPFYVNKGNGATSNEAP, encoded by the exons ATGGAAGCGGGGACTGCAGCAAGGACAAACGGTACCACTGGGAAGCCAGAGGATGTGAAGAGTCCATCTGCCCccaaaaaagaagaagaagtgAAGAAGACCACAAACACTAGCGGAGGTGAGAAGGAACCTATGAAGGGCACTGGCAGTGCTTCTCTGGAGACGGGGCAAATCAAGAGCTCCCTCTTCTCTGGGAGTGACTGGAAGAGGCCCATCATTCAGTTTGTGGAGTCGTCCGATGAGAAGAGATCGACCTACTTCAGCATGGATTCAGCAGATTCAAAGAAGATGCAATATGCCAGTGGACAGATAGGAGACATGAGGAGACCACCCCTCTCCTTTGCAGAGAAAGGCGATCTTCGGAAgtccctcttctccttggatTCCAAAAAGAGCTTCCTGCCTagtgaaggggaagggaggaaatcATTGTTCTCTGGGGGGCAGATGGGGGACCTGAAGAAAACTTCCCTTCCTCTGGTGGAGACAGGGGACCTGAGAAGACCCACCTTCAACAAGCCTGACAGAACAGCTGGGTCACGACCCAGGGTGAAGCTCGAGGATGTTCTGTGTGATTCCTGCATCGATAACAAGCAAAAGGCCGTGAAGTCCTGCTTGGTGTGCCAGGCTTCCTTCTGTGAGCTGCACCTTAAGCCCCATCTGGAGGGAGCAGCTTTCCGGGACCACCAGCTCCTGGACCCCATCAGGGACTTTGAAGCAAGAAAATGTCCTGTGCATGGGAAGACCATGGAGCTGTTCTGTCAGACAGACCAGATGTGCATCTGCTACCTCTGCATGTTCCAGGAGCACAAGAACCACAGCACAGTGACAGTGGAGATTGAGAAAGCGGGAAAAGAG GCTGAGCTTTCATTGCAGAAAGAGCAACTGCAGCTGAAGATTATTGAGGTGGAAGACGAAATAGATAAGTGGCAGAAGGAGAGGGACCGTATCAAG AACTACACCACCAATGAGAAAGCCACAGTGGACCAGCATTTCAAAGAGCTGATCCGTGACCTGGAAAGGCAGAGGGATGAAGTGAAGGCTGCCCTGGACCAGAGGGAAAAGATTGCATCAGAGAACGTGAAAGAAATTGTGGATGAGCTGGAAGAGAGGGCAAAGCTTCTGCGGGAGGACaaggagagcagagagcagaTACACCAGATCAGTGACTCCGTGCTCTTCCTGCAG GAGTTTGGGGCTTTGATGCGGAATTACGTCCCCCCTCCATCTCTCCCAACATACAGCGTGCTTCTTGAAGGGGAGAGCATGAGCCCATCCATGGGACTCCTCAGAGATGACCTCTTGAACGTCTGCATGAGGCACGTGGAGAAGATCTGCAAGGCCGACCTTGGCCGCAACTTCATAGAGAGGAACCACATGGAGAATG GTGACCACCGGTACATGATGAACAACTATGAGTGGAACCAGCCCGACAACTTGAAGAGATTTTCCATGTTCCTGTCTCCCAAAG GCAATGGTACTAAGCTGCCTTTTCAGTTCTCCTCGGTGGGACAGAATCCGCCTGGTGACTTCAGCAAACAGTCTGACGGGAGCCTCTTCACTAAGACCG CTTATCCTTCAATAGTGAGACATCAGTCTACAAAGGTGACGCCACAGACATGGAAATCCTCTAAGCAGTCTGTATTG TCACATTATCGCCCCTTTTACGTCAACAAAGGCAATGGAGCCACTTCCAACGAGGCACCTTGA
- the TRIM29 gene encoding tripartite motif-containing protein 29 isoform X5, giving the protein MEAGTAARTNGTTGKPEDVKSPSAPKKEEEVKKTTNTSGGEKEPMKGTGSASLETGQIKSSLFSGSDWKRPIIQFVESSDEKRSTYFSMDSADSKKMQYASGQIGDMRRPPLSFAEKGDLRKSLFSLDSKKSFLPSEGEGRKSLFSGGQMGDLKKTSLPLVETGDLRRPTFNKPDRTAGSRPRVKLEDVLCDSCIDNKQKAVKSCLVCQASFCELHLKPHLEGAAFRDHQLLDPIRDFEARKCPVHGKTMELFCQTDQMCICYLCMFQEHKNHSTVTVEIEKAGKEAELSLQKEQLQLKIIEVEDEIDKWQKERDRIKNYTTNEKATVDQHFKELIRDLERQRDEVKAALDQREKIASENVKEIVDELEERAKLLREDKESREQIHQISDSVLFLQEFGALMRNYVPPPSLPTYSVLLEGESMSPSMGLLRDDLLNVCMRHVEKICKADLGRNFIERNHMENGDHRYMMNNYEWNQPDNLKRFSMFLSPKASFNPRSWEFSSFQATEETLVGNGTKLPFQFSSVGQNPPGDFSKQSDGSLFTKTEKPWSSPTTGPYLLP; this is encoded by the exons ATGGAAGCGGGGACTGCAGCAAGGACAAACGGTACCACTGGGAAGCCAGAGGATGTGAAGAGTCCATCTGCCCccaaaaaagaagaagaagtgAAGAAGACCACAAACACTAGCGGAGGTGAGAAGGAACCTATGAAGGGCACTGGCAGTGCTTCTCTGGAGACGGGGCAAATCAAGAGCTCCCTCTTCTCTGGGAGTGACTGGAAGAGGCCCATCATTCAGTTTGTGGAGTCGTCCGATGAGAAGAGATCGACCTACTTCAGCATGGATTCAGCAGATTCAAAGAAGATGCAATATGCCAGTGGACAGATAGGAGACATGAGGAGACCACCCCTCTCCTTTGCAGAGAAAGGCGATCTTCGGAAgtccctcttctccttggatTCCAAAAAGAGCTTCCTGCCTagtgaaggggaagggaggaaatcATTGTTCTCTGGGGGGCAGATGGGGGACCTGAAGAAAACTTCCCTTCCTCTGGTGGAGACAGGGGACCTGAGAAGACCCACCTTCAACAAGCCTGACAGAACAGCTGGGTCACGACCCAGGGTGAAGCTCGAGGATGTTCTGTGTGATTCCTGCATCGATAACAAGCAAAAGGCCGTGAAGTCCTGCTTGGTGTGCCAGGCTTCCTTCTGTGAGCTGCACCTTAAGCCCCATCTGGAGGGAGCAGCTTTCCGGGACCACCAGCTCCTGGACCCCATCAGGGACTTTGAAGCAAGAAAATGTCCTGTGCATGGGAAGACCATGGAGCTGTTCTGTCAGACAGACCAGATGTGCATCTGCTACCTCTGCATGTTCCAGGAGCACAAGAACCACAGCACAGTGACAGTGGAGATTGAGAAAGCGGGAAAAGAG GCTGAGCTTTCATTGCAGAAAGAGCAACTGCAGCTGAAGATTATTGAGGTGGAAGACGAAATAGATAAGTGGCAGAAGGAGAGGGACCGTATCAAG AACTACACCACCAATGAGAAAGCCACAGTGGACCAGCATTTCAAAGAGCTGATCCGTGACCTGGAAAGGCAGAGGGATGAAGTGAAGGCTGCCCTGGACCAGAGGGAAAAGATTGCATCAGAGAACGTGAAAGAAATTGTGGATGAGCTGGAAGAGAGGGCAAAGCTTCTGCGGGAGGACaaggagagcagagagcagaTACACCAGATCAGTGACTCCGTGCTCTTCCTGCAG GAGTTTGGGGCTTTGATGCGGAATTACGTCCCCCCTCCATCTCTCCCAACATACAGCGTGCTTCTTGAAGGGGAGAGCATGAGCCCATCCATGGGACTCCTCAGAGATGACCTCTTGAACGTCTGCATGAGGCACGTGGAGAAGATCTGCAAGGCCGACCTTGGCCGCAACTTCATAGAGAGGAACCACATGGAGAATG GTGACCACCGGTACATGATGAACAACTATGAGTGGAACCAGCCCGACAACTTGAAGAGATTTTCCATGTTCCTGTCTCCCAAAG CCAGTTTCAACCCACGATCATGGGAGTTTTCCTCCTTCCAAGCAACTGAGGAAACACTTG TAGGCAATGGTACTAAGCTGCCTTTTCAGTTCTCCTCGGTGGGACAGAATCCGCCTGGTGACTTCAGCAAACAGTCTGACGGGAGCCTCTTCACTAAGACCG AGAAGCCCTGGAGCAGTCCTACAACTGGCCCATATCTCCTGCCCTGA